The Fibrobacter sp. genome window below encodes:
- a CDS encoding TetR/AcrR family transcriptional regulator, producing the protein MKKTTTSKNNPRTDNASTEQKIKETARKLFTSKGFAAVTTRDIAVEAGINQALLHYYFRSKEKLFEIVMLENLSLFFGGVSSILNNQQTSIEQKVETLVATYIDKLSQEPDLPLFIANQVQSNPEKFIKNIGIETLIKKSFFLKQFMESDYSKSIHSLNPLHLIINMIGLTLAPFLGAPVIRKICKLDQQHFMTLVQERKTLIPQWILSMVKKRPEQK; encoded by the coding sequence ATGAAAAAGACCACCACTTCAAAAAACAACCCTCGAACCGACAATGCCTCAACCGAACAGAAAATCAAAGAGACAGCCCGGAAACTGTTCACCAGTAAAGGATTTGCTGCAGTAACCACCCGGGATATCGCGGTTGAGGCCGGTATTAACCAGGCACTGCTTCACTACTACTTCCGCAGCAAAGAAAAACTGTTCGAAATTGTCATGCTTGAAAACCTCAGCCTTTTCTTCGGCGGCGTATCCTCTATCCTCAACAATCAACAGACCTCCATTGAACAAAAGGTTGAAACACTGGTCGCTACCTATATCGACAAATTATCACAAGAACCTGACCTGCCGCTCTTTATTGCGAATCAAGTTCAGTCCAATCCGGAAAAGTTCATCAAAAATATCGGTATCGAAACACTGATTAAAAAGTCTTTTTTCCTGAAGCAATTTATGGAGTCAGATTATTCCAAAAGCATCCATTCATTAAATCCACTGCACCTTATCATAAATATGATCGGACTTACATTAGCACCATTCCTTGGAGCTCCTGTTATTAGAAAAATTTGTAAACTCGATCAGCAGCATTTCATGACACTTGTACAGGAACGTAAAACACTGATACCGCAATGGATTTTATCTATGGTGAAGAAGAGACCGGAGCAAAAATGA
- the pyk gene encoding pyruvate kinase, with translation MSGKPAFEKSFEMGINHNHLQFRRMKIVATIGPSSRSLPMLKKLISAGLNVARINFSHGDAREHVKVMADIRKSAKQLDTSVAILADLCGPKIRVGKFKNGSITLKENSIVNITVDKVTGNESLIPSQYRRLAMEVKAGDPVLVDDGNLELEVVKVVDSRNIKARVIRGGVLKDNKGMNLPGTAMKISALTNKDKSDVRYALEGGADYIALSFVRSPKDILDLKNYLKKLGAEDKPIIAKIEKPEALENIGKIIELSDGIMVARGDLGVELPANKVPIIQNKLIEFANQANKPVIVATQMLESMINNSRPTRAEVTDVAGACMAGADAVMLSGETAVGRYPVESVKMMDSILRESEAYQFHTRGGRFTKAAIDQNDELHEAIGTSIAQLSRDLMVRSIFVISRSGYSARLISADRPAAPILALVPDESVRRRLNLLWGVYPFVIKQGFDIKRIPEYGEKLLKKLKLGAKGDYILLLAGLTQDSVSTNSILVHRVS, from the coding sequence ATGTCAGGGAAACCAGCATTTGAGAAATCATTTGAAATGGGTATCAACCATAACCACCTTCAATTCCGCCGTATGAAGATCGTGGCCACAATCGGCCCCTCATCGAGAAGTCTCCCGATGCTTAAAAAACTCATTTCAGCTGGGCTCAATGTTGCAAGGATCAATTTCAGCCATGGTGATGCCAGGGAGCATGTAAAGGTGATGGCAGATATAAGGAAATCGGCGAAACAGCTTGACACTTCGGTGGCTATCCTTGCCGACCTCTGCGGCCCTAAAATCAGAGTAGGAAAGTTTAAAAACGGTTCCATTACACTCAAGGAGAATTCGATTGTCAACATAACGGTTGATAAGGTAACCGGTAATGAAAGTTTGATTCCATCACAGTACAGAAGACTCGCAATGGAGGTCAAAGCTGGTGATCCGGTGCTTGTCGACGATGGTAATCTGGAGCTGGAAGTTGTGAAGGTGGTAGACAGCCGTAATATAAAGGCCCGGGTTATAAGGGGTGGCGTTCTCAAGGATAACAAGGGGATGAATCTTCCGGGTACTGCTATGAAAATCTCCGCTCTGACAAATAAGGATAAGAGCGATGTCAGGTATGCACTTGAGGGTGGTGCGGATTATATTGCGCTTTCGTTTGTCAGGAGTCCAAAGGATATCCTCGACCTTAAAAACTACCTGAAGAAACTGGGTGCAGAAGATAAACCGATCATAGCAAAGATTGAAAAACCTGAGGCGCTTGAAAATATCGGTAAGATTATTGAGCTTTCCGATGGGATAATGGTGGCCAGGGGTGACCTTGGGGTGGAACTTCCGGCAAATAAGGTTCCGATTATTCAGAACAAGCTTATAGAGTTTGCAAATCAGGCAAACAAGCCGGTAATAGTTGCCACGCAGATGCTGGAGTCGATGATAAACAATTCCCGTCCTACGAGAGCGGAGGTCACCGATGTGGCAGGAGCGTGTATGGCAGGGGCGGATGCTGTGATGTTGTCCGGAGAGACTGCTGTGGGCAGATATCCGGTAGAATCTGTAAAGATGATGGATTCGATTCTCAGGGAGAGCGAGGCTTATCAGTTCCATACACGCGGAGGCAGATTCACAAAGGCGGCAATTGATCAAAACGATGAACTTCATGAGGCAATAGGAACCTCGATAGCGCAGCTTTCGAGAGATCTGATGGTGCGTTCAATTTTTGTGATAAGCCGCAGCGGCTACTCAGCCCGTCTTATCTCCGCAGACCGCCCCGCAGCACCGATCCTGGCTCTTGTTCCTGATGAAAGTGTTCGACGCAGGCTCAATCTTCTGTGGGGAGTATACCCTTTTGTAATAAAACAGGGTTTTGACATCAAGCGGATTCCGGAATACGGCGAGAAACTCCTTAAGAAATTGAAACTGGGTGCTAAGGGAGATTACATTCTTCTGCTTGCAGGTCTGACACAGGACAGTGTGTCGACTAATTCGATACTGGTGCACAGGGTTTCGTGA